The following coding sequences lie in one Saimiri boliviensis isolate mSaiBol1 chromosome 6, mSaiBol1.pri, whole genome shotgun sequence genomic window:
- the PAFAH1B2 gene encoding platelet-activating factor acetylhydrolase IB subunit alpha2 isoform X1, whose amino-acid sequence MCSERLVTCPRCRMSQGDSNPAAIPHAAEDIQGDDRWMSQHNRFVLDCKDKEPDVLFVGDSMVQLMQQYEIWRELFSPLHALNFGIGGDTTRHVLWRLKNGELENIKPKVIVVWVGTNNHENTAEEVAGGIEAIVKLINTRQPQAKIIVLGLLPRGEKPNPLRQKNAKVNQLLKVSLPKLANVQLLDADGGFVHSDGAISCHDMFDFLHLTGGGYAKICKPLHELIMQLLEETPEEKHTTIA is encoded by the exons GTGTAGAATGAGCCAAGGAGACTCAAACCCAGCAGCTATTCCTCATGCAGCAGAAGATATTCAAGGAGATGACCGATGGATGTCTCAG CACAACAGATTTGTTTTGGACTGTAAAGACAAAGAGCCTGATGTACTGTTTGTGGGAGACTCCATGGTGCAGTTGATGCAGCAATATGAG atatggcGAGAGCTTTTTTCCCCACTTCATGCACTGAATTTTGGAATTGGGGGAGATACAACAAGACATGTTTTGTGGAGACTAAAGAATGGAGAACTGGAGAATATTAAGCCTAAG GTCATTGTTGTCTGGGTAGGAACAAACAACCACGAAAATACGGCAGAAGAGGTAGCTGGTGGGATTGAGGCCATCGTAAAACTTATCAACACAAGGCAGCCACAGGCCAAAATCATTGTATTG GGTTTGTTACCTCGAGGTGAGAAACCCAATCCTTTGAGGCAAAAGAACGCCAAAGTGAACCAACTCCTTAAGGTTTCACTGCCGAAGCTTGCCAACGTGCAGCTCCTGGATGCCGACGGGGGTTTTGTGCACTCGGACGGTGCCATCTCCTGCCACgacatgtttgattttctgcatcTGACAGGAGGGGGCTACGCAAAGATCTGCAAACCCCTGCATGAACTGATCATGCAGTTGTTGGAGGAAACACCTGAGGAGAAACACACCACCATTGCTTGA
- the PAFAH1B2 gene encoding platelet-activating factor acetylhydrolase IB subunit alpha2 isoform X2 → MSQGDSNPAAIPHAAEDIQGDDRWMSQHNRFVLDCKDKEPDVLFVGDSMVQLMQQYEIWRELFSPLHALNFGIGGDTTRHVLWRLKNGELENIKPKVIVVWVGTNNHENTAEEVAGGIEAIVKLINTRQPQAKIIVLGLLPRGEKPNPLRQKNAKVNQLLKVSLPKLANVQLLDADGGFVHSDGAISCHDMFDFLHLTGGGYAKICKPLHELIMQLLEETPEEKHTTIA, encoded by the exons ATGAGCCAAGGAGACTCAAACCCAGCAGCTATTCCTCATGCAGCAGAAGATATTCAAGGAGATGACCGATGGATGTCTCAG CACAACAGATTTGTTTTGGACTGTAAAGACAAAGAGCCTGATGTACTGTTTGTGGGAGACTCCATGGTGCAGTTGATGCAGCAATATGAG atatggcGAGAGCTTTTTTCCCCACTTCATGCACTGAATTTTGGAATTGGGGGAGATACAACAAGACATGTTTTGTGGAGACTAAAGAATGGAGAACTGGAGAATATTAAGCCTAAG GTCATTGTTGTCTGGGTAGGAACAAACAACCACGAAAATACGGCAGAAGAGGTAGCTGGTGGGATTGAGGCCATCGTAAAACTTATCAACACAAGGCAGCCACAGGCCAAAATCATTGTATTG GGTTTGTTACCTCGAGGTGAGAAACCCAATCCTTTGAGGCAAAAGAACGCCAAAGTGAACCAACTCCTTAAGGTTTCACTGCCGAAGCTTGCCAACGTGCAGCTCCTGGATGCCGACGGGGGTTTTGTGCACTCGGACGGTGCCATCTCCTGCCACgacatgtttgattttctgcatcTGACAGGAGGGGGCTACGCAAAGATCTGCAAACCCCTGCATGAACTGATCATGCAGTTGTTGGAGGAAACACCTGAGGAGAAACACACCACCATTGCTTGA